One window from the genome of Acuticoccus sp. I52.16.1 encodes:
- a CDS encoding DUF1178 family protein, whose translation MIHYSLRCDDGHRFDGWFASSSAFETQHERGLLACPHCGSVAVQRALMAPAVVAGREPSRSTETAPDPAAPSAPTGGGAGVAGGGGTNAPAQPARSEPAAPSPSSIALMDERAHKLRTLIKAMHAAVKEVGTDVGRSFPEEARRIHYGEAEARGIYGQADAEEARALLEEGIDILPLPNLPDEQN comes from the coding sequence GTGATTCACTATTCGCTTCGCTGCGACGACGGCCATCGGTTCGATGGCTGGTTCGCGTCCTCCTCCGCCTTCGAGACACAGCACGAACGCGGCCTCCTCGCCTGCCCGCACTGCGGCTCCGTCGCGGTGCAGCGGGCGCTGATGGCGCCGGCCGTCGTCGCCGGTCGCGAGCCGTCCCGCAGCACCGAGACCGCGCCCGACCCCGCCGCGCCGTCCGCGCCGACGGGTGGTGGTGCTGGCGTTGCTGGCGGCGGCGGGACGAACGCCCCGGCCCAGCCGGCCAGGTCCGAGCCGGCCGCGCCCTCCCCCTCCAGCATCGCGCTGATGGACGAGCGGGCCCACAAGCTGCGGACGCTGATCAAGGCGATGCACGCCGCCGTGAAGGAAGTGGGAACCGACGTCGGCCGCAGCTTCCCCGAGGAGGCGCGCCGCATCCACTACGGCGAAGCCGAGGCCCGCGGCATCTACGGCCAGGCGGACGCCGAGGAGGCGCGCGCCCTGCTCGAGGAGGGGATCGACATCCTCCCCCTCCCCAACCTGCCCGACGAGCAGAACTGA
- the metW gene encoding methionine biosynthesis protein MetW, protein MVEVIPAAEQRVDFRVIRELVEPGTRILDVGCGDGTLMALLRRSHDVTASGIELSQKGVNDAVAKGLSVIQGDADTDLDGYLDKSFDYVILSRSLQAMRDPRHVLENMLRIGERGIVSFPNFAYWKMRVQLLSQGKMPKTELLPEPWWRTNNIHFCTIRDFVQLCDEMGVTVEHSIALNAWGRRIPFNAPWWFWNLFGEQAVFLLRR, encoded by the coding sequence ATGGTGGAGGTGATCCCGGCTGCCGAGCAGCGCGTCGATTTTCGTGTCATCCGCGAGCTGGTGGAGCCGGGCACGCGCATCCTGGACGTCGGCTGCGGCGACGGCACGCTGATGGCGCTGCTGCGCCGCTCGCACGACGTCACCGCGTCTGGCATCGAGCTGTCGCAGAAGGGGGTGAACGACGCCGTCGCCAAGGGCCTGTCCGTGATCCAGGGCGACGCCGACACCGATCTCGACGGCTACCTCGACAAGTCGTTCGACTACGTCATCCTCAGCCGGTCGCTCCAGGCGATGCGCGATCCCCGCCATGTGCTGGAGAACATGCTGCGGATCGGCGAGCGGGGCATCGTCTCGTTCCCCAACTTCGCCTACTGGAAGATGCGGGTGCAGCTCCTGTCGCAGGGCAAGATGCCCAAGACCGAGCTGCTGCCGGAGCCGTGGTGGCGCACCAACAACATCCACTTCTGCACCATCCGCGACTTCGTGCAGCTTTGCGACGAGATGGGCGTGACGGTGGAGCACTCCATCGCGCTCAACGCGTGGGGCCGGCGCATCCCGTTCAATGCGCCGTGGTGGTTCTGGAACCTCTTTGGCGAGCAGGCGGTGTTCCTGCTGCGCCGCTGA
- a CDS encoding homoserine O-acetyltransferase produces MSSDFVADDGAPADDAIDIREQRRRAEVDEPSSPVARFDEPLQLDAGPALSPWQIAYQVYGELNADRTNAVLVCHALTGDQHAANRHPVTGRPGWWDAMVGPGRPVDTDRFFVICANVIGGCSGSTGPASILPGAARPYALQMPVLTIRDMVRAQARLVQELGIETLFAVVGGSMGGMQVLEWGVSYPDRVFAAVPIATGVRHSPQNIGFNEVGRQAIMADPNWHGGDYIQNGVKPSKGLSVARMAAHITYVSEAALHRKFGRQLQNREILSYGFDADFQIESYLRHQGSTFVDRFDANSYLYLTRAMDYFDIAADHDGRVAGAFRNSPCRWCVVSFTSDWLFPTSESRRIVHALNAAAAQVSFVEVETDRGHDAFLLMEPEFHRVVRGFLTGAARARGIAVPAPAV; encoded by the coding sequence ATGTCTTCCGATTTCGTGGCCGACGACGGCGCGCCCGCCGACGACGCCATCGATATCCGTGAGCAACGCCGTCGCGCCGAAGTCGACGAACCGTCCAGCCCCGTCGCGCGGTTCGACGAGCCGCTGCAACTGGACGCTGGCCCGGCGCTGAGCCCGTGGCAAATTGCATATCAGGTATACGGTGAGCTCAATGCTGACCGCACCAACGCCGTTCTCGTCTGCCACGCGCTGACGGGCGATCAGCATGCCGCGAACCGCCATCCCGTCACCGGCCGACCGGGCTGGTGGGACGCGATGGTCGGCCCCGGCCGGCCGGTGGACACGGACCGCTTCTTCGTCATCTGCGCCAACGTGATCGGGGGCTGTTCGGGCAGCACCGGTCCGGCGTCGATCCTGCCCGGTGCGGCGCGCCCCTACGCACTCCAGATGCCGGTGCTGACGATCCGCGACATGGTGCGCGCCCAGGCGCGTCTGGTGCAGGAGCTGGGGATCGAGACGCTGTTCGCCGTCGTCGGCGGGTCGATGGGCGGGATGCAGGTGCTGGAGTGGGGCGTGAGCTACCCGGACCGCGTCTTCGCGGCGGTGCCGATCGCCACCGGTGTGCGCCACTCGCCGCAGAATATCGGCTTCAACGAGGTGGGGCGGCAGGCGATCATGGCCGACCCCAACTGGCACGGCGGCGACTATATCCAGAACGGGGTGAAGCCCAGCAAGGGGCTCAGCGTGGCCCGCATGGCCGCCCACATCACCTATGTCTCGGAGGCGGCGCTGCACCGCAAGTTCGGCCGCCAGCTGCAGAACCGCGAGATCCTCTCCTACGGGTTCGACGCCGACTTCCAGATCGAATCCTACCTGCGCCACCAGGGCTCGACCTTCGTCGATCGGTTCGACGCCAACTCCTACCTCTATCTCACCCGCGCGATGGACTATTTCGACATCGCCGCCGACCATGACGGCCGCGTCGCCGGCGCCTTCCGCAACTCGCCGTGCCGCTGGTGCGTCGTCTCGTTCACCTCGGACTGGCTGTTCCCGACCTCGGAGAGCCGGCGGATCGTGCATGCGCTGAACGCGGCCGCGGCGCAGGTCTCGTTCGTCGAGGTCGAGACCGACCGCGGGCACGACGCGTTCCTGCTGATGGAGCCGGAGTTCCACCGCGTGGTGCGCGGCTTCCTCACGGGGGCCGCCCGCGCGCGCGGCATCGCCGTTCCGGCGCCGGCGGTCTGA
- a CDS encoding chorismate mutase, translating to MSPLPPLTSDELSALRGRLDVVDTELQKLLQERFAIAEVIGKTKGPNEPIIRPDREVEVIANRLVALEGAMPPATLVHIWRVLIGSSCAVQRPFQVHAAGSIEAARYLYGPVDMMRWPTASAAVAALAERPDDVAVVPDADRWWMKPFTAHVFARVPLSSGARVTILGGSRVGASRGAQALVVRAGMLHEIEVADLTDADEVLGRYAPSPYTIPVAQ from the coding sequence GTGTCACCGCTCCCCCCTCTCACGTCCGACGAATTGTCCGCGCTGCGCGGGCGGCTCGATGTCGTCGACACCGAGCTTCAGAAGCTCTTGCAGGAGCGGTTCGCGATTGCCGAAGTCATCGGCAAGACCAAGGGGCCGAACGAGCCGATCATCCGGCCCGATCGCGAGGTCGAGGTCATCGCCAACCGCCTCGTCGCGCTCGAAGGCGCCATGCCGCCTGCGACGCTGGTGCACATCTGGCGCGTGCTGATCGGCAGCTCGTGTGCCGTGCAACGTCCGTTCCAAGTTCACGCCGCCGGCTCGATCGAGGCCGCCCGTTACCTCTACGGCCCGGTCGACATGATGCGATGGCCCACCGCGTCCGCAGCGGTGGCGGCGCTGGCCGAGCGGCCGGACGACGTCGCCGTCGTGCCGGACGCCGACCGATGGTGGATGAAACCCTTCACCGCCCACGTCTTCGCCCGCGTCCCGCTGTCGAGCGGTGCCCGCGTCACCATCCTCGGCGGGTCCCGTGTCGGTGCCAGCCGCGGCGCCCAGGCCCTCGTCGTGCGGGCCGGCATGCTGCACGAGATCGAGGTCGCCGACCTCACCGACGCCGACGAGGTGCTCGGCCGCTACGCCCCCTCACCCTATACCATTCCGGTCGCCCAATGA
- the hisC gene encoding histidinol-phosphate transaminase, protein MSAPLPMRPAARESILRIAPYIPGRSTAGAARKEYKLSSNENPLGPSPAAREAFIAAATSLERYPDGGATLLRDAIADTYGLKADRIICGNGSDEILSMIAHAFLAEGDEAIFTEHAFLMYRIVTLAAGADPVVVAEPDMQIDVDAILAAVTERTKIVFLANPNNPTGSYTPAAEVKRLREGLPASVLLVIDAAYAEYVRKNDYESGIELVATRDDTIMTRTFSKIHALAGLRLGWAYAPAAVIDALHRVRGPFNVNAPAIAAGVAALADRAHMEEAVAHNAYWLPEVSRRVRELGFAVPDSVGNFILIDFSPVEGADAGNADDFLGARGCVLRRVAGYGLPQMLRMTIGDEEANEAVIAALSEYRKGLPGG, encoded by the coding sequence ATGAGTGCTCCGCTTCCGATGCGTCCCGCCGCGCGCGAATCCATCCTGCGCATCGCCCCCTACATTCCGGGCCGCTCCACGGCGGGTGCGGCGCGCAAGGAGTACAAGCTCTCCTCCAACGAGAACCCGCTCGGCCCCAGCCCCGCGGCGCGCGAGGCGTTCATCGCCGCCGCCACCTCGCTGGAGCGCTACCCCGACGGCGGCGCGACCTTGCTGCGCGACGCCATCGCCGACACCTACGGCCTGAAGGCCGACCGGATCATCTGCGGCAACGGCTCGGACGAGATCCTGTCGATGATCGCGCACGCCTTCCTCGCCGAAGGTGACGAGGCGATCTTCACCGAGCACGCCTTCCTGATGTACCGCATCGTGACCCTGGCGGCCGGGGCCGACCCCGTCGTCGTCGCCGAGCCGGACATGCAGATCGACGTCGACGCGATCCTCGCCGCCGTCACCGAGCGCACGAAGATCGTCTTTCTCGCCAACCCCAACAATCCGACCGGGTCCTACACTCCGGCCGCCGAGGTGAAGCGGCTGCGCGAGGGGCTGCCGGCGAGCGTGCTCCTGGTGATCGACGCCGCCTACGCCGAGTACGTGCGCAAGAACGATTACGAGAGCGGGATCGAGCTGGTCGCGACGCGCGACGACACGATCATGACGCGCACCTTCTCCAAGATCCACGCGCTGGCGGGGCTGCGGCTCGGCTGGGCCTACGCGCCGGCCGCCGTCATCGACGCGCTGCACCGGGTGCGCGGGCCCTTCAACGTCAACGCCCCGGCGATCGCGGCCGGCGTCGCGGCGCTGGCCGACCGGGCGCACATGGAAGAGGCGGTCGCCCACAACGCCTACTGGCTGCCCGAGGTGTCCCGCCGCGTCCGCGAGCTGGGGTTCGCGGTGCCCGATTCGGTCGGCAACTTCATCCTGATCGACTTTTCGCCGGTGGAGGGCGCGGACGCCGGCAACGCGGACGACTTCCTCGGCGCGCGCGGCTGCGTGCTGCGCCGCGTCGCGGGCTACGGCCTGCCGCAGATGCTCCGCATGACCATCGGCGACGAGGAGGCCAACGAGGCCGTCATCGCGGCGCTGAGCGAATACCGGAAGGGGCTGCCGGGTGGCTGA
- a CDS encoding prephenate/arogenate dehydrogenase family protein codes for MADGEQGDAESGFFFNSVAILGIGLIGSSIALALRDNGFEGPISIADRNGESLREAGELGLGNSYHTSAAKAVQGADVVFLCVPVGAMGATARAIAPTLGANAIVTDTGSVKASVARAVCAAIPNKTRFVPGHPIAGSEQSGPRAGWATLFRNRWSILTPGPETDAGAIDVVAAMWRKMGAYVELMEAEHHDLVLAITSHVPHLIAYNIVRTAYDMEAVTESDVIKFSAGGFRDFTRLAASDPTMWRDVFLNNKPAVIETLGRFMEDLAMLQRAIRWSDGEQLFDMFQRTRNIRMSIVEAGQDTAAPDFGRPRTAADRPGAHPHEPPQDTLPHVDDVHYDDDPDESDY; via the coding sequence GTGGCTGACGGCGAACAGGGCGACGCAGAATCGGGCTTTTTCTTCAATAGTGTCGCCATCCTGGGCATCGGCCTGATCGGCTCGTCCATCGCGCTGGCCCTGCGCGACAACGGCTTCGAGGGGCCGATCTCCATCGCCGACCGCAACGGCGAGTCGCTGCGCGAGGCGGGCGAGCTGGGCCTCGGCAACAGCTACCACACCAGCGCCGCCAAGGCGGTTCAGGGCGCGGACGTGGTCTTCCTGTGCGTCCCGGTCGGCGCGATGGGGGCGACCGCGCGGGCCATCGCACCGACGCTCGGCGCCAACGCCATCGTCACCGACACGGGTTCGGTCAAAGCCTCGGTCGCACGGGCCGTGTGCGCGGCCATCCCCAACAAGACGCGCTTCGTGCCGGGGCACCCGATCGCCGGGTCCGAGCAGTCCGGCCCCCGCGCGGGCTGGGCGACGCTGTTCCGCAACCGCTGGAGCATCCTGACCCCCGGCCCCGAGACCGACGCCGGCGCCATCGACGTCGTCGCCGCGATGTGGCGCAAGATGGGCGCCTACGTCGAGCTGATGGAGGCCGAGCACCACGACCTGGTGCTGGCCATCACCTCGCATGTGCCGCACCTCATCGCCTACAACATCGTGCGCACCGCGTACGACATGGAGGCGGTGACCGAGTCGGACGTCATCAAGTTCTCCGCCGGCGGCTTCCGCGACTTCACCCGCCTCGCCGCCTCGGATCCGACGATGTGGCGCGACGTCTTCCTCAACAACAAGCCCGCCGTGATCGAGACGCTGGGCCGCTTCATGGAAGACCTCGCGATGCTGCAGCGGGCGATCCGCTGGAGCGACGGCGAACAGCTCTTCGACATGTTCCAGCGCACGCGCAACATCCGCATGTCGATCGTCGAGGCCGGGCAGGATACCGCGGCGCCCGACTTCGGCCGCCCTCGCACCGCGGCCGACAGGCCCGGCGCCCACCCGCACGAGCCGCCGCAGGACACCCTGCCCCACGTCGACGACGTCCACTACGACGACGACCCCGACGAATCCGACTACTGA
- a CDS encoding DUF2125 domain-containing protein gives MAARSGTRRFKLLLVGVLLGIVAWSVLWFVAATIVDRQIARAERMAIDRDAILICAERRVSGYPFRVVVHCADGTKIGANGRKVRLGGLRVAAQVYDPARIIAEVDAPVELHLGRTPDMEASFDLAHASAHIDLSNGALRELIAEVVDMTFDLGAAQLAVAEFDMSVRRNPDEAADLDFAIRMTDAVPREGLEPADIAVRGRIGGGASLLQGRPELLLRTLATEGLPLVIDTALVECGDMLIDISGTLELRPDGLVDGELLVAVAGTDEGLPYKAVMNPKAEQMLSGLLKNFFASAPTRKIGDREAHTVAITLDESRVKPGGWITVATLPPLPLRFR, from the coding sequence ATGGCCGCTCGATCAGGGACCCGTCGTTTCAAGCTGCTCCTGGTGGGAGTGCTCTTGGGAATAGTCGCGTGGTCCGTCCTCTGGTTCGTGGCGGCCACGATCGTCGATCGGCAAATCGCACGAGCCGAGCGAATGGCGATCGACCGCGACGCCATCCTGATCTGCGCCGAACGCCGGGTATCGGGCTACCCCTTCCGTGTGGTGGTCCATTGCGCGGACGGCACCAAGATCGGCGCCAACGGGCGAAAGGTGCGGCTGGGCGGCCTTCGCGTCGCGGCGCAAGTGTACGACCCGGCCCGCATCATCGCCGAGGTGGACGCGCCGGTTGAGCTGCACCTCGGCCGCACGCCCGACATGGAGGCCAGCTTCGACCTCGCCCACGCCAGCGCGCACATCGACCTGTCGAACGGCGCCCTTCGCGAGCTGATCGCCGAGGTGGTGGACATGACGTTCGACCTCGGTGCGGCGCAGCTCGCGGTGGCCGAGTTCGACATGAGCGTGCGTCGCAATCCCGACGAGGCCGCCGATCTCGACTTCGCCATCCGCATGACCGACGCGGTCCCGCGCGAGGGGCTGGAGCCGGCGGACATTGCGGTGCGCGGGCGGATCGGCGGCGGCGCGTCGCTGTTGCAGGGGCGGCCGGAGCTGTTGTTGCGCACGCTCGCCACCGAGGGCCTGCCGCTGGTGATCGACACGGCACTGGTCGAGTGCGGCGACATGCTGATCGACATCTCCGGCACGCTGGAGCTGCGGCCGGACGGACTGGTCGACGGCGAGCTGCTCGTCGCCGTCGCCGGCACGGACGAGGGGCTTCCCTACAAGGCGGTGATGAACCCGAAGGCCGAGCAGATGCTGTCCGGCCTGTTGAAGAATTTCTTCGCCAGCGCGCCGACCCGCAAGATCGGCGACCGCGAGGCGCATACCGTGGCGATCACGCTGGACGAGAGCCGCGTGAAGCCCGGCGGCTGGATCACGGTCGCGACGCTGCCGCCGTTGCCGCTGCGCTTCCGCTGA
- a CDS encoding gamma-glutamylcyclotransferase has protein sequence MSLYVFGYGSLMWRPGFDFEDKAFATVRGRHRRLCVYSWVHRGTEARPGLVLGLDRGGACRGIVYTVAEAKRDEVVAYLRAREQVTMVYLETTVTARLDDGSQLDALTYVVDRKHAQYAGRLSLDETFAQVSGAVGKSGPNEEYVLSTADLLTEAGIADPRLHTLAERLRQRDAA, from the coding sequence ATGTCACTGTATGTCTTCGGGTACGGATCGCTGATGTGGCGACCGGGCTTCGACTTCGAAGACAAGGCGTTCGCCACCGTGCGCGGCCGTCACCGCCGGCTGTGCGTCTACTCCTGGGTTCACCGCGGCACCGAGGCGCGGCCCGGCCTCGTCCTGGGGCTCGACCGGGGCGGCGCGTGCCGCGGCATCGTGTACACCGTCGCCGAGGCCAAGCGCGACGAGGTCGTCGCCTACCTGCGCGCCCGCGAGCAGGTCACGATGGTCTACCTGGAGACCACCGTCACCGCCCGGCTCGACGACGGCAGCCAGCTCGACGCGCTCACCTACGTGGTCGACCGCAAGCATGCCCAATATGCCGGCCGCCTGTCGCTGGACGAGACGTTCGCGCAGGTCTCCGGCGCAGTCGGCAAGTCCGGCCCGAACGAGGAATATGTCCTGTCCACCGCGGACCTCCTCACCGAGGCCGGGATCGCCGACCCCCGGCTCCACACCCTAGCGGAGCGCCTGCGCCAGCGGGACGCCGCCTAG
- a CDS encoding IS5 family transposase (programmed frameshift), whose translation MARYDLSEVEWSIIEPLLPPAPPGKQRVDDRRVLNGIFWVLRTGSPWRDLPARYGPSTTVYNRFNRWAKRGVWLAVFEALAREEPAALQLIDSSIVKAHQHAAGRKKGGPDHAIGRSRGGLTTKLHAVVNERGLPIRFVITAGQASDKTTAPILLDGLPLAPDIVADRGYSAKALIEWCAARGATAHIPSQRNVRVMRTVAPPLYRLRNLVERYFNKLKHFRRIATRFDKLARNFMAAVALASTRLWLRHHESTA comes from the exons GTGGCACGTTACGATCTGAGCGAAGTGGAATGGTCGATCATCGAGCCGCTGTTGCCGCCGGCGCCGCCCGGAAAGCAGCGTGTGGACGACCGGCGTGTCCTCAACGGCATCTTCTGGGTGTTGCGGACCGGGTCACCGTGGCGCGACTTGCCGGCGCGCTATGGCCCATCGACGACGGTCTACAATCGCTTCAACAGATGGGCCAAGCGCGGCGTATGGCTGGCGGTGTTCGAGGCACTTGCTCGAGAAGAGCCGGCCGCGCTCCAGCTCATCGACAGCTCCATCGTGAAGGCTCACCAGCACGCAGCCG GGCGGAAAAAAGGGGGCCCGGATCACGCCATTGGCCGTTCTCGTGGAGGACTGACGACCAAACTCCACGCCGTCGTCAACGAGCGGGGCCTGCCGATCCGCTTCGTAATCACGGCTGGTCAGGCCTCCGACAAGACAACAGCGCCGATCCTCCTCGACGGGCTCCCACTCGCACCGGACATCGTGGCCGACCGCGGCTACAGCGCCAAGGCGCTGATCGAATGGTGTGCGGCCAGAGGCGCCACCGCCCACATCCCGAGCCAGCGCAACGTTCGTGTTATGCGCACCGTTGCGCCACCGCTCTATCGGCTGCGCAACCTCGTCGAGCGGTACTTCAACAAGCTGAAGCACTTCCGCCGCATTGCCACCCGATTCGACAAACTCGCCCGAAACTTCATGGCCGCCGTCGCCTTGGCATCGACCCGCCTATGGCTACGACACCATGAGTCCACGGCCTAG
- a CDS encoding 1-acyl-sn-glycerol-3-phosphate acyltransferase, translated as MSDTNAPTSETPPLPRRSGLERAVALVRTATYSVLATVIFIVMTIICSPVLLFPAQPTRGLLRFWAASDLWILRVVVGQRVEIRHPENIPEGPALVASKHQSAWETLALVPMMPKGVIILKKELLKIPLYGWYAAHYGMIPVDRTAGAAALKQLAVDAQQALDAGMQIVIFPEGTRQRIGAPPDYKPGAIFLYDRLKVPMVPVALNSGVFWPRDGYAKYPGTITVSFLPPIPPGVTKAEAKARLVTAVETETAALVREAIARTR; from the coding sequence TTGAGCGACACGAACGCCCCCACCTCTGAAACGCCGCCCCTGCCTCGGCGCTCCGGCCTGGAGAGGGCGGTCGCGCTGGTGCGCACGGCGACCTACTCGGTGCTGGCGACCGTCATCTTCATCGTCATGACGATCATCTGCTCGCCGGTCCTGCTCTTCCCGGCACAGCCGACCCGCGGCCTCCTGCGCTTCTGGGCCGCCTCGGACCTTTGGATCCTGCGCGTGGTGGTGGGCCAGCGGGTCGAGATCCGCCATCCGGAAAACATCCCCGAGGGGCCTGCGCTGGTCGCCTCCAAGCATCAGTCGGCGTGGGAGACGCTGGCGCTGGTGCCGATGATGCCGAAGGGGGTCATCATCCTCAAGAAGGAGCTGTTGAAGATCCCGCTCTATGGCTGGTACGCGGCGCACTACGGGATGATCCCCGTGGATCGCACGGCCGGCGCGGCGGCGCTGAAGCAGTTGGCGGTGGACGCGCAGCAGGCGCTCGACGCGGGGATGCAGATCGTCATCTTTCCGGAGGGCACGCGCCAGCGCATCGGCGCCCCGCCCGACTACAAGCCCGGCGCCATCTTCCTTTATGACAGGCTGAAGGTGCCGATGGTGCCGGTCGCTCTCAATTCGGGCGTCTTCTGGCCGCGCGACGGGTACGCCAAGTACCCCGGGACCATCACCGTCTCGTTCCTGCCGCCGATACCGCCGGGTGTGACGAAGGCGGAGGCCAAGGCGCGCCTCGTCACCGCCGTGGAGACCGAGACGGCCGCCCTGGTGCGCGAGGCCATCGCGCGGACGCGCTAG